From Daphnia pulicaria isolate SC F1-1A chromosome 4, SC_F0-13Bv2, whole genome shotgun sequence, one genomic window encodes:
- the LOC124336872 gene encoding inactive phospholipase C-like protein 1 isoform X4 encodes MVRGSNLVKVRPNGRTYNRFFSLDEDLSCIRWLPTSKKASKATVPISSIREVRSVHTSEVLGQGTSSVPTSGAGAAAAAAAASATSSASSVSGVGVGCGASSLDWTFSVIHGDDFSSLDLIASSAEEATIWVTGLNALLGTHLSPNALGETDVLRERWLREAFERAVSDTSASINEIDNTDETSSNALLNLDQDAAMALLKEINADLAASRIRQKMAEFDSMKSPADRGRINSDEFVTMFQEMATRPEIYFLLIRFANRDYFTADDFLHFLECEQAMTDVTLEKCCQLIQLYEPSSEARADNQLLLDGMTRFLLSEEGDIFHPLQMHVHQDMTFPMCHYFISSSHNTYLLEDQLRGPSSVEGYARALQSGCRCIKIDVWDGPETPIVYHGNTLTTKIAFSDVVSVIAQFAFEASKYPLFVHLENHCSILQQKTAARIITELFGSALLRASDKPLTSTCPEDLVGKIIIFGKKFGSDQMEDGGEVTDEDEGAETNRTRAGRVGQASRRLRICRELSDLIALNRGSSIKLPSSRDKKILQQCGYSLSESAASRLHASSPGMWTEMVQRSLLRVFPNGSRVDSSNFSPLEFWNAGVPMVALNFQTPGLMMDLYDGKFRQNGGCGYVLKPAMMRQPGFSVPSSLRESAPISPPQLLRIRIISGQQLPRPRGSAAKATIVDPYVLIQIYGIPIDCAERKTRTIPDEGDCPIFEESLEFYIHHPEMALIRFIVLDDEFIGDDFIGQYTIPFPCIRPGYRHVRLLSNLGEALENTTLFVHVAVSEKWAGEQLLPKNRSKHGKKQAVIRMTGLRQLDEHFKSSIGAMVESSRARSNVAQALFELRSECGLPITSNVKQCLRVLLQRLANCPEVVSCQLSSENVFPVLKIETNSGGGVSSGGNGLGNLPTPLYRTLVAFEKSILECHFLRDKSPAILRELEEVLQALSQFPDHLDTLIEQAGLKGKQSARVYDVHGWNLSLITTHVELLRQCQRDCGFILDQIRSANISLDGLIRHNSERCSQHLQVVLSSSSGFGTGDESGGGPLSSTSSPARSNGNAAHLQLSRCTTSPMQANSEDVQKLSEPKLKGILKKSSSAQDITAPTDGYVITSNHAGSAAAATAGHSPHNLYNSSPSPNGSSCTVAPLASMASSISSSSSDDGAATSAS; translated from the exons ATGGTGCGCGGAAGCAATCTCGTCAAAGTTCGACCCAACGGTCGTACTTACAATCGCTTCTTTTCACTCGACGAGGACCTCTCTTGCATCCGCTGGCTCCCCACCAGCAAGAAAGCATCAAAAGCAACCG tTCCGATTTCGAGCATCCGTGAAGTGCGCTCCGTTCACACGTCGGAAGTTCTAGGACAAGGGACATCATCGGTGCCGACGTCGGGCGCAggtgccgccgccgctgccgccgccgcttcgGCCACTTCGTCGGCTTCTTCCGTTTCGGGTGTCGGCGTTGGTTGCGGCGCTTCGTCGCTCGACTGGACCTTCTCCGTCATCCACGGCGACGATTTCTCCTCTCTGGATCTCATTGCGTCTTCAGCTGAAGAGGCCACCATCTGGGTCACCGGCCTCAATGCCCTCCTAGGCACCCACTTAT CGCCGAATGCGCTGGGCGAAACGGATGTGCTGCGAGAGCGCTGGCTGCGAGAGGCTTTCGAGAGAGCCGTTTCGGATACTTCGGCCTCTATCAATGAGATCGACAATACCGACGAGACATCTTCCAACGCCTTACTCAACCTAGACCAAGATGCTGCCATGGCTCTCCTGAAAGAGATCAACGCCGACTTGGCTGCCAGCCGAATACGTCAGAAAATGGcg GAGTTTGACTCGATGAAATCTCCAGCCGATCGCGGGCGGATCAATAGCGACGAGTTTGTTACCATGTTCCAAGAGATGGCCACCCGGCCGGAAATCTATTTCCTTCTCATACGCTTCGCCAATCGTGATTATTTCACAGCCGACGACTTTCTCCACTTTCTCGAGTGTGAACAAgcg ATGACGGACGTGACGTTGGAAAAATGCTGCCAATTGATCCAGCTCTACGAGCCGTCGTCGGAAGCCAGAGCAGACAATCAACTATTGCTCGACG GAATGACGCGCTTTCTACTGTCGGAAGAGGGTGACATTTTTCATCCGCTGCAGATGCACGTCCACCAGGACATGACTTTCCCCATGTGCCATTACTTCATTTCATCGTCGCATAATACCTATCTGTTGGAGGACCAACTGAGAGGACCTTCGTCGGTGGAAGGCTACGCTCGCGCTCTCCAGAGCGGATGCCGCTGCATCAAAA TCGACGTGTGGGACGGTCCCGAAACGCCCATTGTCTACCATGGTAACACATTGACTACCAAAATCGCCTTCTCCGATGTAGTGTCTGTCATCGCCCAATTCGCCTTCGAAGCCTCCAA GTATCCACTTTTCGTCCACTTGGAGAACCACTGTTCAATATTGCAACAGAAAACTGCCGCCCGAATCATAACCGAACTCTTTGGATCAGCCCTTCTGAGAGCCTCCGACAAGCCTCTGACTTCGACCTGTCCGGAAGACCTCGTTGGCAAAATCATCATTTTC GGCAAGAAATTCGGGAGCGATCAGATGGAAGACGGCGGAGAAGTGACGGACGAGGACGAAGGGGCCGAAACGAACCGGACCCGAGCCGGGCGGGTTGGGCAAGCCTCGCGTCGGCTGCGGATTTGTCGCGAGCTATCTGATCTGATTGCCTTGAATCGCGGCAGCAGCATTAAATTACCCAGCAGTCGcgacaaaa AAATATTGCAGCAGTGCGGCTATTCGCTGAGTGAAAGTGCAGCGTCTCGATTGCACGCCAGCAGTCCCGGGATGTGGACGGAAATGGTCCAGCGCTCATTGCTGCGCGTCTTCCCCAACGGCAGCCGAGTCGATTCCAGCAATTTTAGTCCACTAGAATTCTGGAATGCCGGAGTGCCGATGG TTGCGCTCAACTTCCAAACTCCCGGTCTGATGATGGATTTATACGATGGCAAGTTCCGCCAGAACGGCGGATGCGGATACGTTCTCAAGCCTGCCATGATGCGCCAGCCCGGCTTTAGCGTTCCGTCAAGCCTTAGAGAAAGTGCGCCCATTTCACCGCCTCAGCTTCTGCGAATCCGG ATTATTAGTGGCCAGCAACTGCCCAGGCCAAGAGGTTCGGCTGCCAAGGCGACTATTGTCGATCCTTATGTACTTATTCAAATCTATGGCATTCCAATCGACTGTGCCG AGAGAAAGACGCGGACGATTCCTGACGAAGGGGATTGTCCCATCTTCGAAGAAAGTCTCGAGTTTTATATTCACCATCCGGAAATGGCGCTCATCCGTTTCATTGTTCTGGATGACGAGTTTATCGGCGACGACTTTATCGGCCAGTAcaccattccattcccttgcATTCGGCCCg GGTACCGACATGTTCGATTATTATCCAACTTGGGCGAGGCGCTGGAAAACACGACGCTCTTCGTTCACGTTGCAGTCAGCGAGAAATGGGCGGGAGAG CAGTTATTACCCAAGAATCGGAGCAAACACGGCAAGAAACAAGCAGTGATTCGAATGACCGGCTTAAGGCAGCTCGACGAACATTTCAAG AGTTCAATCGGAGCCATGGTGGAATCGTCGAGGGCTCGCAGCAACGTTGCCCAGGCGTTATTCGAGCTCCGCTCCGAATGCGGTCTTCCCATTACGTCCAACGTCAAGCAATGTCTGCGCGTTCTGCTCCAGCGCTTAGCCAATTGCCCGGAAGTCGTCAGCTGTCAACTCAGCTCAGAGAATGTG TTTCCCGTTTTGAAAATTGAGACCAATAGCGGAGGCGGCGTGAGCAGCGGCGGCAACGGATTGGGCAACTTACCAACACCTCTCTATCGTACGCTGGTGGCCTTTGAGAAATCGATACTGGAATGCCACTTTTTGAGGGACAAGAGCCCTGCCATCTTACGTGAGTTGGAAGAAGTCCTGCAGGCCCTGTCACAATTTCCCGACCATCTCGACACCCTGATCGAACAGGCCGGATTAAAAGGAAAGCAATCGGCTCGAGTCTACGACGTCCACGGATGGAACCTGAGCCTCATCACCACTCACGTGGAATTACTCCGTCAGTGCCAAAGGGATTGCGGATTCATCCTCGAtcag ATCCGGAGCGCCAACATTTCGCTGGATGGACTGATCCGACACAATTCTGAGCGATGCTCCCAGCATCTTCAGGTGGtgttgtcgtcgtcatccGGATTCGGGACGGGCGATGAATCGGGAGGCGGTCCGCTATCTTCGACGTCATCACCGGCCCGCTCCAACGGCAACGCTGCCCACTTGCAGCTCTCCAGATGCACCACGTCACCGATGCAGGCGAATAGTGAAGACGTTCAGAAGCTGTCCGAGCCCAAGTTGAAGGGAATCCTGAAAAAATCCAGCTCGGCTCAAGACATTACAGCCCCGACGGATGGGTACGTAATAACATCTAATCACGCTGGCTCAGCAGCCGCCGCAACAGCAGGCCATAGCCCCCACAACCTGTACAACAGCAGTCCCAGTCCAAATGGTAGCAGCTGTACCGTAGCGCCGCTTGCATCCATGGCCAGCAGCAttagcagtagcagcagcgatGACGGTGCAGCCACATCGGCTTCTTAG
- the LOC124336872 gene encoding inactive phospholipase C-like protein 1 isoform X2, translated as MESTLSVDKSRPAVQQQQQPKQPKQVELAESEDVSHNSLVNESGSYERHGSSSSGQQLGAQLPPLEPGLPSLGYQVKATKSVLFDTRSTTHAHNKKVQSVADCWRWMVRGSNLVKVRPNGRTYNRFFSLDEDLSCIRWLPTSKKASKATVPISSIREVRSVHTSEVLGQGTSSVPTSGAGAAAAAAAASATSSASSVSGVGVGCGASSLDWTFSVIHGDDFSSLDLIASSAEEATIWVTGLNALLGTHLSPNALGETDVLRERWLREAFERAVSDTSASINEIDNTDETSSNALLNLDQDAAMALLKEINADLAASRIRQKMAEFDSMKSPADRGRINSDEFVTMFQEMATRPEIYFLLIRFANRDYFTADDFLHFLECEQAMTDVTLEKCCQLIQLYEPSSEARADNQLLLDGMTRFLLSEEGDIFHPLQMHVHQDMTFPMCHYFISSSHNTYLLEDQLRGPSSVEGYARALQSGCRCIKIDVWDGPETPIVYHGNTLTTKIAFSDVVSVIAQFAFEASKYPLFVHLENHCSILQQKTAARIITELFGSALLRASDKPLTSTCPEDLVGKIIIFGKKFGSDQMEDGGEVTDEDEGAETNRTRAGRVGQASRRLRICRELSDLIALNRGSSIKLPSSRDKKILQQCGYSLSESAASRLHASSPGMWTEMVQRSLLRVFPNGSRVDSSNFSPLEFWNAGVPMVALNFQTPGLMMDLYDGKFRQNGGCGYVLKPAMMRQPGFSVPSSLRESAPISPPQLLRIRIISGQQLPRPRGSAAKATIVDPYVLIQIYGIPIDCAERKTRTIPDEGDCPIFEESLEFYIHHPEMALIRFIVLDDEFIGDDFIGQYTIPFPCIRPGYRHVRLLSNLGEALENTTLFVHVAVSEKWAGELLPKNRSKHGKKQAVIRMTGLRQLDEHFKSSIGAMVESSRARSNVAQALFELRSECGLPITSNVKQCLRVLLQRLANCPEVVSCQLSSENVFPVLKIETNSGGGVSSGGNGLGNLPTPLYRTLVAFEKSILECHFLRDKSPAILRELEEVLQALSQFPDHLDTLIEQAGLKGKQSARVYDVHGWNLSLITTHVELLRQCQRDCGFILDQIRSANISLDGLIRHNSERCSQHLQVVLSSSSGFGTGDESGGGPLSSTSSPARSNGNAAHLQLSRCTTSPMQANSEDVQKLSEPKLKGILKKSSSAQDITAPTDGYVITSNHAGSAAAATAGHSPHNLYNSSPSPNGSSCTVAPLASMASSISSSSSDDGAATSAS; from the exons aTGGAATCGACGCTGTCGGTAGATAAAAGCCGGCCAgccgtgcagcagcagcaacagcccaAACAGCCGAAACAAGTCGAATTAGCCGAATCTGAAGACGTCAGTCATAACAGCCTCGTCAACGAGTCCGGCAGTTATGAGCGTCATGGCTCTTCATCATCTGGGCAACAGCTGGGCGCCCAGCTTCCTCCTCTCGAGCCCGGGCTACCAAGTCTCGGCTACCAAGTCAAAGCCACCAAATCGGTTCTCTTTGACACCCGTTCCACGACTCACGCTCACAACAAAAAAGTCCAATCAG TGGCCGACTGTTGGCGCTGGATGGTGCGCGGAAGCAATCTCGTCAAAGTTCGACCCAACGGTCGTACTTACAATCGCTTCTTTTCACTCGACGAGGACCTCTCTTGCATCCGCTGGCTCCCCACCAGCAAGAAAGCATCAAAAGCAACCG tTCCGATTTCGAGCATCCGTGAAGTGCGCTCCGTTCACACGTCGGAAGTTCTAGGACAAGGGACATCATCGGTGCCGACGTCGGGCGCAggtgccgccgccgctgccgccgccgcttcgGCCACTTCGTCGGCTTCTTCCGTTTCGGGTGTCGGCGTTGGTTGCGGCGCTTCGTCGCTCGACTGGACCTTCTCCGTCATCCACGGCGACGATTTCTCCTCTCTGGATCTCATTGCGTCTTCAGCTGAAGAGGCCACCATCTGGGTCACCGGCCTCAATGCCCTCCTAGGCACCCACTTAT CGCCGAATGCGCTGGGCGAAACGGATGTGCTGCGAGAGCGCTGGCTGCGAGAGGCTTTCGAGAGAGCCGTTTCGGATACTTCGGCCTCTATCAATGAGATCGACAATACCGACGAGACATCTTCCAACGCCTTACTCAACCTAGACCAAGATGCTGCCATGGCTCTCCTGAAAGAGATCAACGCCGACTTGGCTGCCAGCCGAATACGTCAGAAAATGGcg GAGTTTGACTCGATGAAATCTCCAGCCGATCGCGGGCGGATCAATAGCGACGAGTTTGTTACCATGTTCCAAGAGATGGCCACCCGGCCGGAAATCTATTTCCTTCTCATACGCTTCGCCAATCGTGATTATTTCACAGCCGACGACTTTCTCCACTTTCTCGAGTGTGAACAAgcg ATGACGGACGTGACGTTGGAAAAATGCTGCCAATTGATCCAGCTCTACGAGCCGTCGTCGGAAGCCAGAGCAGACAATCAACTATTGCTCGACG GAATGACGCGCTTTCTACTGTCGGAAGAGGGTGACATTTTTCATCCGCTGCAGATGCACGTCCACCAGGACATGACTTTCCCCATGTGCCATTACTTCATTTCATCGTCGCATAATACCTATCTGTTGGAGGACCAACTGAGAGGACCTTCGTCGGTGGAAGGCTACGCTCGCGCTCTCCAGAGCGGATGCCGCTGCATCAAAA TCGACGTGTGGGACGGTCCCGAAACGCCCATTGTCTACCATGGTAACACATTGACTACCAAAATCGCCTTCTCCGATGTAGTGTCTGTCATCGCCCAATTCGCCTTCGAAGCCTCCAA GTATCCACTTTTCGTCCACTTGGAGAACCACTGTTCAATATTGCAACAGAAAACTGCCGCCCGAATCATAACCGAACTCTTTGGATCAGCCCTTCTGAGAGCCTCCGACAAGCCTCTGACTTCGACCTGTCCGGAAGACCTCGTTGGCAAAATCATCATTTTC GGCAAGAAATTCGGGAGCGATCAGATGGAAGACGGCGGAGAAGTGACGGACGAGGACGAAGGGGCCGAAACGAACCGGACCCGAGCCGGGCGGGTTGGGCAAGCCTCGCGTCGGCTGCGGATTTGTCGCGAGCTATCTGATCTGATTGCCTTGAATCGCGGCAGCAGCATTAAATTACCCAGCAGTCGcgacaaaa AAATATTGCAGCAGTGCGGCTATTCGCTGAGTGAAAGTGCAGCGTCTCGATTGCACGCCAGCAGTCCCGGGATGTGGACGGAAATGGTCCAGCGCTCATTGCTGCGCGTCTTCCCCAACGGCAGCCGAGTCGATTCCAGCAATTTTAGTCCACTAGAATTCTGGAATGCCGGAGTGCCGATGG TTGCGCTCAACTTCCAAACTCCCGGTCTGATGATGGATTTATACGATGGCAAGTTCCGCCAGAACGGCGGATGCGGATACGTTCTCAAGCCTGCCATGATGCGCCAGCCCGGCTTTAGCGTTCCGTCAAGCCTTAGAGAAAGTGCGCCCATTTCACCGCCTCAGCTTCTGCGAATCCGG ATTATTAGTGGCCAGCAACTGCCCAGGCCAAGAGGTTCGGCTGCCAAGGCGACTATTGTCGATCCTTATGTACTTATTCAAATCTATGGCATTCCAATCGACTGTGCCG AGAGAAAGACGCGGACGATTCCTGACGAAGGGGATTGTCCCATCTTCGAAGAAAGTCTCGAGTTTTATATTCACCATCCGGAAATGGCGCTCATCCGTTTCATTGTTCTGGATGACGAGTTTATCGGCGACGACTTTATCGGCCAGTAcaccattccattcccttgcATTCGGCCCg GGTACCGACATGTTCGATTATTATCCAACTTGGGCGAGGCGCTGGAAAACACGACGCTCTTCGTTCACGTTGCAGTCAGCGAGAAATGGGCGGGAGAG TTATTACCCAAGAATCGGAGCAAACACGGCAAGAAACAAGCAGTGATTCGAATGACCGGCTTAAGGCAGCTCGACGAACATTTCAAG AGTTCAATCGGAGCCATGGTGGAATCGTCGAGGGCTCGCAGCAACGTTGCCCAGGCGTTATTCGAGCTCCGCTCCGAATGCGGTCTTCCCATTACGTCCAACGTCAAGCAATGTCTGCGCGTTCTGCTCCAGCGCTTAGCCAATTGCCCGGAAGTCGTCAGCTGTCAACTCAGCTCAGAGAATGTG TTTCCCGTTTTGAAAATTGAGACCAATAGCGGAGGCGGCGTGAGCAGCGGCGGCAACGGATTGGGCAACTTACCAACACCTCTCTATCGTACGCTGGTGGCCTTTGAGAAATCGATACTGGAATGCCACTTTTTGAGGGACAAGAGCCCTGCCATCTTACGTGAGTTGGAAGAAGTCCTGCAGGCCCTGTCACAATTTCCCGACCATCTCGACACCCTGATCGAACAGGCCGGATTAAAAGGAAAGCAATCGGCTCGAGTCTACGACGTCCACGGATGGAACCTGAGCCTCATCACCACTCACGTGGAATTACTCCGTCAGTGCCAAAGGGATTGCGGATTCATCCTCGAtcag ATCCGGAGCGCCAACATTTCGCTGGATGGACTGATCCGACACAATTCTGAGCGATGCTCCCAGCATCTTCAGGTGGtgttgtcgtcgtcatccGGATTCGGGACGGGCGATGAATCGGGAGGCGGTCCGCTATCTTCGACGTCATCACCGGCCCGCTCCAACGGCAACGCTGCCCACTTGCAGCTCTCCAGATGCACCACGTCACCGATGCAGGCGAATAGTGAAGACGTTCAGAAGCTGTCCGAGCCCAAGTTGAAGGGAATCCTGAAAAAATCCAGCTCGGCTCAAGACATTACAGCCCCGACGGATGGGTACGTAATAACATCTAATCACGCTGGCTCAGCAGCCGCCGCAACAGCAGGCCATAGCCCCCACAACCTGTACAACAGCAGTCCCAGTCCAAATGGTAGCAGCTGTACCGTAGCGCCGCTTGCATCCATGGCCAGCAGCAttagcagtagcagcagcgatGACGGTGCAGCCACATCGGCTTCTTAG